A single genomic interval of Nostoc commune NIES-4072 harbors:
- a CDS encoding glycosyl hydrolase family 57 codes for MLSFPMTHTPLPEIIDGLPNISGWETEVLSVVNHNQPVFLPTTNIRLEDVNAVFAIALHMHQPTIPAGNGGTLISNLQYMFEHPHEGDNHNANPFAHCYSRMGDLIPELVSQGCNPRVMLDYSGNLLWGLRQMGRDDVLDNLKRITCNHTYQPYVEWLGTMWGHAVIPSTPIADIKLHIIAWQHHFAAIFGWEALARVKGFSPPEMHLPNHPDALFEFVKALKECGYRWLLVQEHSVETISGQSLTHKHLPHRLVARNSQGETISITALIKTQGSDTKLVAQMQPYYEAKTLSKQQVGSVFVPPIVSQIGDGENGGVMMNEFPSAFKQAWWDMVNNGGGKSGVVGMCGTEYLELIEAAGCKPEDYPTCQPVGQHQIWERVSSDNIQPEAVENAIQELKQTNSNFHLDGASWTNHISWVKGYENVLSPMYQLSSLFHQKFDPLQQFDSAEPVTRQSHYRNVLLHNLLLETSCFRYWGQGAWTDYAREIYQRGENLLQIN; via the coding sequence ATGCTTTCCTTCCCCATGACTCATACTCCTTTGCCCGAAATCATTGATGGCTTGCCGAATATATCTGGTTGGGAAACAGAGGTTCTCTCTGTAGTTAACCATAATCAGCCAGTATTTTTACCAACAACAAATATCCGCTTAGAAGATGTAAATGCTGTGTTTGCGATCGCCTTACACATGCACCAACCAACTATACCTGCTGGAAATGGTGGTACACTCATCAGCAATCTGCAATATATGTTTGAACATCCTCATGAAGGGGATAACCACAACGCAAATCCTTTTGCCCATTGTTACAGCCGCATGGGAGACTTGATTCCTGAACTTGTCAGTCAAGGTTGCAATCCCCGTGTGATGTTGGATTACTCAGGTAATCTTCTGTGGGGACTGCGACAAATGGGACGCGATGATGTGCTCGATAATCTTAAACGGATTACTTGCAATCATACTTACCAACCTTATGTAGAATGGCTGGGTACAATGTGGGGTCATGCAGTTATTCCTTCCACACCCATAGCAGATATTAAATTGCATATAATTGCATGGCAACATCACTTTGCGGCAATTTTTGGCTGGGAAGCATTAGCGCGAGTTAAAGGATTTTCACCCCCAGAAATGCATCTACCAAATCATCCTGATGCTCTCTTTGAATTTGTGAAAGCGCTGAAAGAATGTGGATATCGCTGGTTACTCGTTCAAGAACATTCTGTAGAAACAATTAGCGGTCAATCTCTTACCCACAAACATTTACCACATCGTTTGGTTGCCCGCAATTCTCAAGGCGAAACAATTAGCATTACAGCCTTAATTAAAACCCAAGGTTCGGATACTAAATTAGTCGCACAAATGCAACCTTATTATGAAGCAAAAACATTATCGAAACAACAGGTTGGGAGTGTTTTTGTACCACCAATAGTTAGCCAAATTGGAGATGGTGAAAACGGTGGCGTGATGATGAATGAATTTCCTAGCGCCTTTAAACAAGCTTGGTGGGATATGGTCAATAACGGCGGCGGGAAATCAGGTGTAGTTGGGATGTGTGGTACAGAATATTTAGAATTAATCGAAGCTGCTGGATGCAAACCTGAAGACTATCCAACTTGTCAGCCAGTGGGACAACATCAGATTTGGGAGCGAGTTTCATCAGATAATATTCAACCTGAAGCTGTAGAGAATGCCATTCAAGAATTAAAGCAAACAAACTCTAATTTTCATCTGGATGGAGCCTCCTGGACAAATCATATCAGTTGGGTAAAAGGATATGAAAATGTGTTGTCTCCTATGTATCAACTAAGCAGTTTATTCCATCAAAAATTTGATCCATTACAGCAATTTGACTCAGCAGAACCTGTTACCAGACAATCTCATTACCGTAACGTTCTTTTACATAACCTTTTGTTGGAAACCAGTTGTTTTCGTTATTGGGGACAAGGTGCTTGGACTGATTATGCGCGGGAAATTTATCAACGTGGCGAAAATTTATTGCAGATAAATTGA